Part of the Lentimicrobium sp. L6 genome, TCTTTTAGTTGAAAACCCAGAAGTTCGTAAACAACTACTTCCAGCTACTTTTAATCAGGAGCAAGTGATAGATGCTTCTCACCTTATTGTATTGGCCAGAAATACAAAATTAGAGGAGGGCGATGTGAAAAAATGGACTGAGTATTTGGCTCAAGAAAGAAATATGCCTCAAGACAAAAAAGATGGTTTTCATCAAATGATTATGGGTTATTTGAGTTCACAAGACGACGAGAATAAAAGCATCTGGTTAGCTAAGCAATTGTATATTGCATTAGGGAACCTCATGACTGTTTGTGCTTTAGAAGGAATCGATTCTTGTCCTATGGAAGGATTAAATCCGGCTCAGTATGATGAGATTCTAGGTTTAGAAGAAAAAGGATTAAAAACGGTGGTGGTTTGTCCAATCGGTTATCGTTCTGCCGATGACCCTTATCAGCATGAAGCTAAAGTGCGATACCCAGAAGAAGAATTATTTCTTAGAGTATAATTCTGATTAAAGAATTTTTTAAAGACTGCCTTAGCCCGAGGTGGTCTTTTTTGTTTAACAGAGTTCATAATTATTATTTTGTTGGCACAAGGATTTCATTAATTTTGATCAATAAACAAATTTATCACAACGATAATAAATCTACAATGAAAAAACTATTAAAAAGCATGGGATTTCAAATCCTTGCAGCCATGGTGATTGGTGTTTTGGTGGGTATGTATATGGGAGAAGATGCCTCCATGTTTGCACCGCTCGGAACTTTATTTATTCAATTGATTAAAATGTTGGTGGTGCCCTTGGTAGCCTTATCTATTATTAGTGGTGCAGCTGCTCTTGGAGCCACTCGTTCCGCAGGAAAGATTGGAATTTCAACCTTGGCTTATATTTTTATCTCTACCTTTTTTAGTGTGGTGATTTCCGTGGCCTTGGGTCTGATATTTAAACCAGGGGAGGGTGTTGATATTTCTAGTGCCGCTGCTATGATGGAGACCACAACTCAGTTGACCAAATCCACTGCTC contains:
- a CDS encoding NAD(P)H-dependent oxidoreductase, with the protein product MSNTIDALNWRYAVKKFDTKKISAEKLDIILEALRLTPSSLGLQAWKFLLVENPEVRKQLLPATFNQEQVIDASHLIVLARNTKLEEGDVKKWTEYLAQERNMPQDKKDGFHQMIMGYLSSQDDENKSIWLAKQLYIALGNLMTVCALEGIDSCPMEGLNPAQYDEILGLEEKGLKTVVVCPIGYRSADDPYQHEAKVRYPEEELFLRV